A genomic segment from Aegilops tauschii subsp. strangulata cultivar AL8/78 chromosome 1, Aet v6.0, whole genome shotgun sequence encodes:
- the LOC109748211 gene encoding uncharacterized protein, whose protein sequence is MHVPVAYSFGHTMHQSRCPHSKTALYIPKTCRSDPSHTLHHTCLRAKQDRATTRLPSRHARTKQNRAAAGEEERKAAMGNSLRCCLACMLPCGALDVVRVVHLSGHVDEFTCPLIASDVLAAHPSHALTAAGSAGAARRIVIVSPDSELRRGRIYFLIPTACSAPAAELKRPKQQQQGHGACQSKTKRRHGHGHRKGGTAVAAAASTAEQDNYLRELLSEKRESGHRRRRSSSARAGVWRPRLESIAEESSD, encoded by the coding sequence ATGCATGTACCCGTTGCGTACTCATTTGGGCACACCATGCACCAAAGCAGATGCCCCCACTCCAAAACAGCTCTATATATACCCAAGACATGCCGGTCCGACCCAAGCCACACCCTTCATCATACCTGTCTCAGAGCCAAACAAGACAGAGCCACCACGCGCCTCCCCTCCCGGCACGCACGCACCAAGCAGAACAGAGCAGCCGCCGGCGAAGAGGAGAGGAAGGCGGCAATGGGGAACAGCCTGCGGTGCTGCCTGGCGTGCATGCTCCCCTGCGGCGCGCTGGACGTCGTCCGCGTGGTGCACCTCAGCGGCCACGTCGACGAGTTCACCTGCCCGCTCATCGCCTCCGACGTGCTGGCCGCGCACCCCAGCCACGCGCTCACCGCCGCGggctccgccggcgccgccaggAGGATCGTCATCGTGTCGCCCGACTCGGAGCTCAGGCGCGGCCGCATCTACTTCCTCATCCCCACGGCCTGCTCCGCGCCGGCGGCCGAGCTGAAGCGGcccaagcagcagcagcagggccACGGCGCGTGCCAGTCCAAGACGAAGAGGCGCCACGGCCACGGCCACCGCAAGGGCGGCACGGCGGTGGCCGCCGCGGCGAGCACGGCGGAGCAGGACAACTACCTGCGGGAGCTCCTGTCCGAGAAGCGGGAGTCGGGCCACCGGCGGCGGCGCAGCAGCAGCGCCCGCGCCGGCGTGTGGCGGCCGCGGCTCGAGAGCATAGCCGAGGAGTCCTCCGACTAG